CATTGAATCCAGTAAACAAAGCTGTTAATAATCTGCTTTATcaactttcttcctttcccctcacttccctctccccccacccattTTATCTTCAATTCTCAGGCTACTAAAGAATAGAGAAGTTTTAGAATATACTTCAGCCAAAGCAGAAAGATTTCCATAGATCCAATATGCAAATGGTTCTGCTGTGACATAGATCCAAAATTGACCATTCCTAAAtattggggaggggagaggcaatAAAACTGAATCATGCGTATTTCTGATTGGTAGTCAGTTTAGCCCGTTTCCTCTGGCATATGTTGGGGGTGGGGCAAGAGAAAGGGTCCCCTGTCTCTTCTCACACCCTTTGGGGAAGCTGATGATCACTGTTTGGGCATTTCTCATTGTTACTCCTGTTCAAGAGAGGGCTTCTCAGTCTGcactgagaaatgcaaattaaactggATCTTTATGTCAATGTGTACATAGTACAAGCTTTTTTACTGGAAGCAAAGTTTAAAACCACACACTGCCCTTTTGGTGGTGTGCCTGCTGGGCCCCAAATTGGGTGATGATGTCGTGTCACTTTCTCAGCTCAATGCAGGTTCTACTTTTTCTTACGGGGAAATTTTtcataaaaccttttttttttcaccaaaacCCAAGGGTGTTTTCTGCAATATTCTTATTATCCTTATACTGGTGCCAAGTCAGAGAGGCCTCTCTTGCCCttttccccgtgtcctcaggccTCCCCAGGGCACTCTTTGACTCAACAGTCTACATCCTTTGTTGTGTTTTGGAGAATGTGCGGGTGGCGGGGGTCAGAGTTCAAGGTAGCTGTTCTCTTTCCCCGTAAACTCCTAGTCCCTGTTTGGGGAAGGTGGCTGGAAACAGGTTTTTGCTGACTCTCTGGCTCAGATCTTCTGGCCAGAAGCAAGACCCACGAGAGCCTTCTTTTTTTTGACACACACTAGTCATTGGCCAGAGGTCTTGGTTAAATCCCAAATAGTTTTATTTGGATTATGTAAAAGCCTATCAAATTTATTTAAGTGTGAAACATGGGAACAACAGACTTCTACTGAGCGATATGAAAACGTTACAGGTTCAGTACTTCCAAAGGAAGAAACCTCCAAacccaaaaaagaataaatatgaatttgtatttttgaaGAATGTGAAATAATGGTGTTTGCTTAATTGCTCATTTTGTATAAACTTAATATTGTACTTTAAAATATCTGCTAAGAAGTGAAAATTTAACTTTTTGGAATTGAAAAAGCAATATTAAATACTAATGAAATCCTaattaaatgcttatttaaatCTGGTAGTATCTGTGGCATTTCTTCCCAACCCTACCCATAGTTGACAATTTTCAACCACTTCACCCCTCCCCAGCCATCAGAGTCTTAGAGAGGGGACAGAAAGGAAAGGTCGGTCACCAGGAGAGTCTGCAGGTTTCCTTTTAATCAAGGCTCTGCTAAAAGTGTTTTGTGGGGCTAGGAGCCCCCAAAGCATGAAATGGACATGTAACACGACCTGGATCCCCCAAAGCAGGCCAAACCACTCTGGCGAGCACTGCTGGTCTGCCCAAATCTGGGTAATCAGACTGGGTATTCGTTGGCTACATTTCAGCGCTCAGCACTGCCTTCAGCCAGGATGAAGTGGGAGTGAACCCAGCTGCTAGCAGAGCTGCCACCCAGGCTGAGAGCCAAGTACCAGCCACTGCCAGTGAAGACTGGCCCCTTTATTGAAAGGGAGTTGTTCACAGTCCAGCCaccagccctggggagggagagaagtcaGGGCGCCCGGCTCGGGGATGGTCAGGGGTCCGTAGCTCCATCGCCAGCATCCTTTGGAAAGCCACCTCTGGCAGAGACGGCTGTCTGGGAGGGTGCTCCAGGTTTGGCTGAGACGTTCTGattggaacagaagaaagaaaaagaagtgaggcTGGGAGGAAAGGCCTTGGATTAGACCCTGCAAGAGATGGCCACTTGGCATCTGGAGAGCACTTAACTTTTTCAAAGCCTCTCGCCCAACTGAAAGGCAGTGGGGGATAAAGCGGTGGGGACACTCTTCCACCCTCCAGGGGAAGCCAGAACTTAGCAAGTGCGGCCAGTGGGCAgtccccacctcccaggcccaGCCCGGGGTGGGCACTGACCCCGCCACCAGCCGGCTCCGGGCGCCGGCGGCCCAGCTGCCGCAGCATCTCCTCGCAGGCGGCGATGGTGTCCAGGAGCTGCCGCTGCCGCTGCTCCACCGCATCCAGCAGCTGCTGGGCGCGCTCATCCCAGGGCGGCTGCGGGGGTGGCCTCCCGCCGAGCCCCAGCCCCGCCTTCCCACGGTCCACGCCGGCAGCCTCCCTGCCCGGGAGAGAGCGAGACAGACGGTCAGGGCCGGCGCTTGCGCGGGGTCAGAGCCCCTTTCCCCCCGCCCCAACGGGCCCCCTCTCACCCCCGTGACCAGTCTGAGCCCGGGCCCCATTCCATCTCCGCCTGCGCGGCCCGACCACCGCCCCCCTTTCGgccgccccccctccccagcGCTGCGCTAAGTCTCCGCAAAGCTGCGCCCCGCCCCGTCCCCACCGGTCTCCTTCAATCCTCCTGGGGGTCGCGGTCCCTTTAAGTTGCCCAGCGCGGTGGTGGGGCGGAGCCTCCCAGACCGGAAGATGACTGGGCGCGTCACTTCCTCCCGGAAGCAGGCCTGGGCGGATGTCTCCGGCGCGTCCGTGCACGGGGCTGAGGGCCGCGGTGGCTGCCAGCATGGGGTTGAGCGAGGGGCCGGCGGGCTCTGCCCGGAGCGGGCGCCTTCTCCGTCCGCCGAGCCCCGCTCCGGCGGCGCCGGGGGCCCGGCTGTTCCGGCTCCCGGGGAGCGGGGCCGTGCGGGCCGCAAACCCGGAGCGCGCCGGCTGGACCGAGGCGCTGCGGGCCGCCGTGGCCGAGCTGCGCGCCGGCGCCGTGGTGGCCGTCCCCACCGATACGCTGTACGGCCTGGCCTGCTCGGCGAGCTGCTCGGAGGCACTGGGCGTCGTGTACCGCGTCAAGGGCCGCAGCGAGACCAAGCCGCTGGCCGTGTGCCTGGGCCGCGTGGCCGACGTCTACAGGTGAGGACGCCCCGACCCGGCCCTGTTGGGGGCGGCACCGCGGGAGGGGTTTCCGGTGACAGGCTTGGGAGACTGAGGCGCGGAGAGCGGGAGGGGCTTGTCCAGGCTCACCCGGGAATCCGGAACTGGAAACGTGTATGGAGTGCTTAGCGTCTGCCAGGCCTTGAACGAGATCGGGGGCGCAGCTATGAACGAGGCAGGCTGGGTCCCTATTCTTCAGGCGTTTTTGTGATAATGGGCGGGGCGGGGACGCCCACGGTTTAAGATAAAAGAGGGGGAACACGGTAGCTTAATTTAGTAGGGAGTGCCTTGAAGAAAGTAAAACACGGAGCGTGAAAGCGGTGCAGCTGTTGTAGCCTGCGGGTCCAAGCCTGAGGCGGTCCTCTGGAGCCCTGCTTTCTGCTCAAGCTCTTGGGGATGAAGAGGGAAGACAGGCGGATCCCATTGTAGTCCCTCGGGTCACCTTTCCTAGATCTGCGTAGAGTCTGGAATAGGACCAGCAGTGCCTTTCATTTGGTTGGAATTGTGTCCCTCTGTTTGCCAGGTACTGCCGTGTGAGAGTACCTGAGGGGCTCCTGAACGACCTGCTGCCAGGACCAGTGACCCTGGTGATGGAACGCTCGGAGGAGCTCAACAAGGACCTGAACCCCTTCACTCCTGTGAGTCAGATTTTCTCTTGTGTCCCCAGACTCCCGCAGTTTGGCTTTTGCTAGGATCCAGGCCAGAGCCATCCCCCACCCCTTCAACCTTTCT
This sequence is a window from Physeter macrocephalus isolate SW-GA chromosome 3, ASM283717v5, whole genome shotgun sequence. Protein-coding genes within it:
- the C3H1orf122 gene encoding uncharacterized protein C1orf122 homolog isoform X1; amino-acid sequence: MEWGPGSDWSRGEAAGVDRGKAGLGLGGRPPPQPPWDERAQQLLDAVEQRQRQLLDTIAACEEMLRQLGRRRPEPAGGGNVSAKPGAPSQTAVSARGGFPKDAGDGATDP
- the C3H1orf122 gene encoding uncharacterized protein C1orf122 homolog isoform X2, giving the protein MLRQLGRRRPEPAGGGNVSAKPGAPSQTAVSARGGFPKDAGDGATDP
- the YRDC gene encoding threonylcarbamoyl-AMP synthase, with the translated sequence MSPARPCTGLRAAVAASMGLSEGPAGSARSGRLLRPPSPAPAAPGARLFRLPGSGAVRAANPERAGWTEALRAAVAELRAGAVVAVPTDTLYGLACSASCSEALGVVYRVKGRSETKPLAVCLGRVADVYRYCRVRVPEGLLNDLLPGPVTLVMERSEELNKDLNPFTPLVGIRIPDHAFMQDLAQVFGGPLALTSANLSSQASSLNVEEFQDLWPRLSLVIDGGPIGDGQSPECRLGSTVVDLSVPGEFGIIRPGCALESTSAILQKYGLLPLRGSCL